One Cryptomeria japonica chromosome 9, Sugi_1.0, whole genome shotgun sequence genomic window carries:
- the LOC131048543 gene encoding calnexin homolog — MDRWRFPLFLALLCAIAPLNVLVSASEPLFYESFDEHYEGKWIVSEKDDYKGVWKHEKSKGHEDYGLLVSEVARKYAIVKEIPQTVDPKDGSLVLQYEVRLQNGLECGGAYLKYLRPQEAGWKAREFDNEAPYSIMFGPDKCGATNKVHFIYKHKNPKSGEYVEHHLKYPPSVPSDKLTHVYTAIIKPDNELRILIDGEEKKKANLLSDDFEPALIPPKTIPDPDDKKPEDWDERAKIPDPDATKPEDWDEEAPMEIEDLEAEKPEGWLDDEPEEIDDPESTKPDDWDDEEDGEWEAPKITNPKCEEAPGCGEWKRPMKSNPAYKGKWYAPMIDNPNYKGIWKPQQIPNPEYFELERPNLEPIAAIGIEIWTMQDGILFDNILIAFDEKVAEEFKEKTWKGKFSIEKEKQKEEDAEDTLPGELTGYQKKVFEILYSVANLSFLSAYKLKILDLLEQAEKKPNLTIGILVSVFVVILTILFKILFGGKKPQVVKAAEKKDEPPQEEASASEDKVGSENVAEKEKSGSGSGSENEIGEEGAAPRQRRSRRET; from the exons ATGGATCGGTGGCGGTTTCCTTTGTTTTTGGCTCTGCTCTGTGCAATTGCACCGCTGAATGTCTTGGTTTCAGCTtccgaaccg CTGTTTTATGAATCTTTTGATGAGCACTACGAGGGCAAGTGGATCGTGTCAGAGAAGGATGATTATAAAG GTGTGTGGAAACATGAGAAGAGTAAAGGTCACGAGGACTATGGTCTTCTTGTAAGTGAAGTTGCAAGGAAGTACGCCATAGTTAAAGAAATACCACAGACTGTTGATCCTAAAGATGGGTCACTAGTCTTACAGTATGAAGTGCGCTTACAGAATGGTCTTGAGTGTGGAGGTGCATACTTGAAGTACCTTCGTCCCCAAGAAGCTGGATGGAAGGCAAGGGAGTTTGACAATGAGGCTCCATACTCCATCATGTTTGGACCAGACAAATGTGGAGCTACAAATAAAGTACACTTCATTTACAAACATAAGAATCCCAAGTCTGGGGAGTATGTTGAGCACCATCTCAAGTACCCTCCGTCTGTTCCATCTGATAAGTTGACCCATGTTTATACAGCCATTATCAAACCCGATAATGAATTGAGGATTTTGATCGAtggagaggagaagaaaaaggcaaatCTTCTGTCCGATGACTTTGAGCCTGCCCTCATCCCACCTAAAACTATTCCCGATCCAGATGATAAGAAGCCTGAAGACTGGGATGAGAGAGCCAAGATTCCAGATCCTGATGCAACCAAGCCCGAAGATTGGGATGAGGAGGCTCCAatggaaattgaagatttggaagctGAAAAGCCTGAAGGTTGGTTGGATGATGAACCTGAGGAAATTGATGATCCTGAATCTACAAAGCCAGATGATTGGGATGATGAAGAAGATGGAGAGTGGGAAGCACCAAAAATTACCAATCCCAAGTGTGAAGAGGCCCCTGGTTGTGGTGAATGGAAGAGGCCAATGAAGAGCAATCCTGCTTACAAGGGAAAATGGTATGCCCCTATGATTGATAACCCAAATTATAAGGGTATCTGGAAGCCGCAACAGATTCCCAACCCAGAATACTTTGAGTTGGAGAGGCCCAATTTGGAACCAATTGCTGCTATAGGCATTGAAATCTGGACAATGCAAGATGGGATTTTGTTCGACAACATACTAATTGCATTTGATGAGAAGGTCGCAGAGGAGTTCAAAGAGAAAACATGGAAGGGGAAATTTAGCAtcgaaaaagaaaaacagaaagagGAAGATGCTGAAGATACTTTACCAGGGGAACTCACTGGTTATCAG AAGAAGGTATTTGAGATTTTGTACAGCGTAGCAAACCTTTCATTCTTGTCCGCCTACAAGTTAAAGATTCTT GATTTACTTGAGCAAGCTGAAAAGAAACCAAATTTGACGATTGGCATTTTGGTGTCCGTTTTTGTGGTTATCTTGACAATATTGTTCAAGATTCTCTTTGGTGGGAAGAAACCACAG GTGGTCAAGGCAGCAGAGAAAAAAGACGAGCCTCCACAGGAGGAGGCTTCTGCTTCTGAAGACAAAGTAGGTTCAGAGAATGTGGCAGAGAAAGAGAAATCTGGAAGTGGAAGTGGAAGTGAAAATGAAATAGGAGAGGAAGGAGCAGCTCCTCGCCAAAGGAGATCTAGGCGTGAGACGTAA